The region atcatgcctacgtaggagaaggatccgggtactgaaatggccagcctgcagtccagatctttcacctatagagaacatttagtgcatcataaagaggaaggtgcaacaaagaaggcccaagatgattgaacagttagaggcctgtgttagaaatgaatgggagagcatttctatttctaaacttgagaaactggtctcctctgtccccagacatctgttgagtgttgtaagaagaaggggggatgccacacagtggtaaaaatggccttgtcccaacttttttgggatatgttgacgccatgaaattttgaaacaacatgtttttcccttaaaatgatacattctctcagtttaaacttttgatctgtgatttgtgttctattctgaataaaatattagatgttggcacctccacatcattgcattcagtttttattcacaatttgtttagtgtcccaactattttggaatctggtttgtagaaaacacacacacacacacgcacacgcacacacacacacatcttgaaAGCCACCATATTGGATCATGGGCAAGTTTTAATGTAcgtaatgtaatgtacctttagggaacacaactgaattttaaccactgttgtacctttaaaggtatatttacactTTGTGTACCTATAGTGAAAAGTGTACCactaccataccttttttttgAGAGTGTTTCTCTGAATCATGCCAATGATGCCTCCGGAAGTTTGAACAGTGAGTTCTGGCATCCCAAACCCACATCActccaagctagctttacagccCTACCATCCTTCAATAACCAtgaatccacactggcctctcAGGTAACTAAAGCTGTACCAAGCCCCACTGGCAGCTTTATGCATGCtaagtgccaccagttccatgtgagcTTTATGTAGTATATCACTGGCAGCCGCAATAAGACAACACAGCACGCGACTCACCTGTGTTGCGTTCTTCATAACAATAAcacatttacagtatatttccCCAACTACTCTGTTCTCTTCTTATCAACAACCACAGATTAGACCTTTCAGTTACTTCTGTTAACTCATTCATAGCTGGCCTTCATTCATAGTTTTCAGCCCCTGATGCCTAACTGAACAGGCAGGGATTtagcagacttggctacaaatcccttAAAACCTATTTCCactggtcttacatgtgccAGCCACCCTCTTTCATCTCAGCTGCCAAATCTGAGTACTTCAACTCCTTCCTTTTGAAAAACTTGTACTGAATCCTCAAAAGGAATTGTAAGTTGTCAATTAAACTACCCATTTACTTTTAGACTACAACACCATGCCTGGCCTCTCTGAAACCTGTAGTTTTATTTACCTACATCAGACAGCAAATATGACAGTGTATGACTAGAACAAAACTATTCTCCTGTAATTGTGTTAATGCCAAAATGAGTGCAGCAGGGCTCTCACTAACTTTGGTCTATGCAAGACTTTTTTAGGGGGTGGGTTTAACAGCACAGCACCTACAGATAAGACAGTTGTTTGAATAGCACACAAGAGTTTAATATCATTCAGGCACTTACACAGTCTCTGACCTTTttggtattcattcattcattcattcaagctGATCAGGAAGTGACAGGATTGACCACAGATTTCCCCATTGAAAACAGTGGGATCACTAGGTCTAGTTGATATATTCTGtcaatgagaaaaacaaaaagcaaagcATGACCAGACAATGGAACAGAATCAGGACATGAGGGAGAAAAGACCAGTCATGACATCATGATATTTATTTCTTAGATTATCATCTGTGAGCTCAAAAGTCATGCGCATCCAACATAGATTTTCTGCCTTGCAATAAACAGACTGAATTGTTTGCCCATACTGTGTACAGTACATGGTAAAAGACATTGGAAAAATTGCAGTCTTATGCTGatatattatgtttttgtaGAACTGTTTCACAATTCTCTCAAAGGTTTGGTACAAATGTGTGAGGCAAAATCCATTTTCCTTTTACTGACTGATAACAGCTGGCTGCTCATTTGATATATTTCTATAACTATGATATTTGTTATCACTCTCAACTCAAATTCATTTGGAGCTAGTGCAATACAGGGGAGAATTCAAACCATTAGTTAAATCAATTCATGTAATAAACTGAAAACCTGACACTAACAAATGAAAAGAAAGCTCTTGTAAACATACCATTTAGTGTGATTGTTAGACACGGAGCACACATACCTGATGGTTTAGTAGTTTTGTGTACTTTGTAATGACAAATAAGAATATTGTATTTCCTTTTAGTTTTAGAAGATGCGTACAATGAACATGCTTTTTATATCATGACAAAAACTGTAAAGGAAATTGctggtgttttattttaacaataaaatatgcATTCAGTAAACAATGTTTGTAGAAGTAACAGTACATTTTATGAAAACTTAACACCTGTGAAAAAGGAATATtgaatcttttttctttttttttaccagatcatgattgaatatattttttgtttgcataTTCGTATAAGCTTTACTCCTTTAcagtaaatgttttatatattcttTAAATCTCTAATACATCCACTTAGTTGTTCAGTAGAAGAATATTCTTCTTAAGTAAGCAGGGCATTATTGCCacatccacactgtttaaaaatctaagaaaatgttgaaatatttcAAACTATTCAGAAAATGTTACCCACAGTTAGTAAGGTAACAGCATGCTTTACATAATAAATTTGTTCAATATCTTTTAAAACTCTGAATGATCTAGCTGCAGTTTACCTCAGAAAATAATgtttcaattaatttttttgaTGCAGCAATGTTAAGTGACAATGGTTTTCCAAAGTAGTCCATCGCCCACGTTggacacgttttttttttttgacatatgATCTGAGAGCTCTAAGAGGTCATTCACATACAAAGGTCATGTTTTCAGCCTTGCAATAAACaattagaatatatatatatatatatatatatatatatatatatatatatatatatatacaaacaatgGAGTGTGTATTACATTTCTATCGCTGAGGTACATGTCTATCGCTGAATATTACAAACAAGTAaaagtatattatttattattctctCTTTGTCCAGCTGACTGgaaatcacaattttttttccctcaattGAAAGAGTAATTTAATCCTGGAAACATTTCATTCTTGGCATACAGACTGTTAAAAATGAGCTGGTATCAGCCTCATTAACAAATTTCATACTGCAGTTATGTTTTCACCCGTCTGATTTTGCCTTTCTGTTTTTTGGAGAACTTCTTGGAGAAAAATAGGGCAATACTCTGTCGAATTTCCTTTGTTTTCAGTCCATATACCAGAGGATTAACTATAGGAGGAAATATCATCACAGAAGCACCTGTGGCTCTTCGTAAGTTTGATGATGCTGCCTCAAATCTGTGTGCTAATAAGCCAAAGGTTGCACAAAATTCTAAGAATAAGAAAACAATTAGGTGTGTACCACAGGTCTGAATGGCCTTACTTTTGGCATCAGACTGTCTTTTAATCACAACAGTCATTAAGATTTGGACATATGTGAATATTACTATCAGCAGTGAAATGCCATTTACAAAAGCTATTGTAAACAATCCATAGTAGTTATTTAACCTTGTATCATCACATATTAGCTTCATCAAGGACGGATTATTACAGAACATATCAACAATTTTTGTGCTGCAAATCTCTTTGCGATAAGAAAGTGCAAGTAGTAAACCAACCATAGTAAAATCTATGGTCCATGTTAtagtgattattttcagcaatTTGATTGGTGTCATCAAGGTGTTATATTTCAGTGGACAACAAATTGCTATGTATCTATCATAAGCCATAGCAGTGAGAATAAGAAATGATCCAGCACCATAAAAATGTGTCAGTAAAGCTTGAACAAAACAAGCAGAATAAGTGATTGATCTATTCTGTGACAGTATACTAGACACCAGCTGAGGGAAAAATGCTGTGGAACCCATTATATCATTGACTGGCATGTTAAACAATAGAATGTACATAGGCTTATGAAGTTTTTTGTTGAAAACAATAGTTAGAATTATAGTCATATTGAAAACCAAAATGGCACAATATGTAAGGGTTCCtattaaaaatgttgaaaaaatatGAGATGGAGGTATATCCAGAGTCAGAGAGATTGCGTATATGGAGAAATTTAAATCCATGATTTACCTATGTTCCAATTTTCAGATGACCTACAGTGAGGTGGGACACAAAGAACAAATTAATGCAGAAAGTATACAATTGCGACAATTTGCTTTGTCTCCATTTGAGTAGTAAGTAAGTTGCTTACCCAGAAAACATCAgtgttcataaatatttaacacatacattttataaaaatggaGAATCACAGATAGAATATGACACAAATATTGACAGTTTAAATAATCTATCAGATGTGTTAATATGTGCAAACATGCAACTGTTTGTATTGCACTGCATTTTATATATGCCATGTTTTATATATGTGGCCCACTGCCCTGAATATTTTAGAGACTTCTCTGCTCCCAACACACCTTATGCAACTAATGAGCTAATTAAGAATCCCCTCCAAAGGTGAAGTGGGTGTAATTATATTTAAGTGAAAAATTCATGTAGGGCAGTGTTCCACTAGGACCAGGGTTCAGAACCACTATATTAAAGCCAATTTCTTCCCAATTCCATGTCCCAAAGTCCATGTCATTTGGGATACTATCAAATACTATCAAGCATGAGCTTGTTATTGTTAtcttaaatgttatttaatttgacattatgACTCTGAATATAGATCAAGAAAGGGAGAAACTTTAAGATTCAGACTTTCTTTATCAAGACCTCACATTCCACAGTGTGCTGCTGAGAGACTGGAGAGGCTCACACTGACACTGAGTGGTTCTCCCACCTTTTATGATGTCAAGAAAGCACCAGTAAATCAACAATAATCAAACAGAACCTTGGGAACTGAGTCATAAAACTCACCACGTGAGGAGACATTCGGTCTCGACCTTATCACAGCATCGGCAGACGTCTCTCAGGAATACGCGGACATCTTTCTCTCCAACCAGAGTTCAACCCAGCTGGAAccgcatggaccaacagtgcccccaagtggacatttgcaaaATCATATGCCACCAGAAgcattctctccctctttcaagTTATCTTGGACAAGTATTCTTTTTCTGAATCCAGTTATGCATTATGTAATGTTGTATTGTTGTTTATGATATATTATTTGCAGGTGAAGGTATACTGTCATGAATTGATTTGATGTGAATTAAAATGCATTTCGGAATCATGAAGACCAATTCctttttcaatttaaaataatgaattaatctcTAATAACTAGAATAGTTGGTGTAATTGCATCAGTATACTCAATATGTTAACATTCAAGTAAATGCGAGGTATTGATTATAGAATGTCCTATTTTCACCGAAACGtatgtaatttttatttctctggaaaCTGGAGACGGTCACGTGTACTTCCCAAACCcagtagccaatcagagaacgGCAACTCCCTAGTGGGCGTAACGGTGCCACATAGAAAAACAGGAGTTGCTCGGAAAAACACTCTCTTGTCTTCTCTTGATACTTCCTTTTCCGACTTACTCTTCGCTTCGCTGCAGCTGATGGAGCTGATTCTCAAGGAGACTCTAAAATGAACACCAATCTTCATGCAACCAAACAAGGGACGCCTTGGGCCAGTTAGCATTGCTTAAACAGTAATTGAGTCAGATAGAAACCTGTAGGACTAACTCTGTCAGCGAGTATCAacttattttgtcttttttcattACATGATCAAAGCCTCATTTTAAGGCTGATCAAAGCATGTGAACCCaatttttggccagaataagggccACCGCTGAGATTAGTTGATAATTAGAATATTAACGGTAGATACAGACTTCAAGATGTCGCTTCTGAAAATTTGAGAAAAcagagggcttttattttgacgcACCTTCCTCCTGGAAGAGTTCTACCAGGACAGCGAGTCAACGGAAACTCTTCAACTGGCGTCACAACGCTCTAAGGGTGCCTTGAAGTGGCCTGCCCCATAAAGTGATGACGCCCGAGCTAAACCAGCCTCAGCAACTCCTTTtctaagtctcttgataaagtTACATATTGATTAacttcatttagcaacacatattagtcacaagtcatatagcctagccgaTTATTAAGCCAGGAGATGGGCTTCACCTCCGTTGATCCCCATTAGGAGTTGATGGTCATGCTATGtatcaaataattattattccttTTTAATATAGTAttctttgatttgaaataatactgtgTATGGAGTCTATCGataaagtctgaaaatcctgaaactcCCTAGCGTGAACACTATCCCAATTTCTGatacattattaatattgttatctAAATtcagtgataataataataatttataattgatAATCACTATTAAgcagaaataattataatactgTTACCACGCTACATAAAATACATACAATTTTTGGTGCCCACTCGAGGCAGGAAAAAGATTTTTATGAGCAGAATATATACAGTGaaaacaatctcagcttggttTGCACTGCATTGCATAAAAATCCTTTCCACTGTATCTGTCGCTGATAACGGTTGATGTTcaaaagcttgatgtgggtaatttcgggtgtgtgtgttactttTGAATATATCTGTTGCTGTGGTATATACCgtaagaatatattttttttgaagTGCGCAGCCCTGCCCCATTTTGCATGCTTAAACTTTAATAGGCTTTAGCAAATTCCCATCGCGTGTGTCTCGCAGTGGTAAAACAGGTATTTGCTCCTGTTTGACCCTAGCCGCAAAATCTGGCTTGAAGAAGTAATCGAA is a window of Hoplias malabaricus isolate fHopMal1 chromosome 1, fHopMal1.hap1, whole genome shotgun sequence DNA encoding:
- the LOC136706933 gene encoding olfactory receptor 7G1-like; translated protein: MDLNFSIYAISLTLDIPPSHIFSTFLIGTLTYCAILVFNMTIILTIVFNKKLHKPMYILLFNMPVNDIMGSTAFFPQLVSSILSQNRSITYSACFVQALLTHFYGAGSFLILTAMAYDRYIAICCPLKYNTLMTPIKLLKIITITWTIDFTMVGLLLALSYRKEICSTKIVDMFCNNPSLMKLICDDTRLNNYYGLFTIAFVNGISLLIVIFTYVQILMTVVIKRQSDAKSKAIQTCGTHLIVFLFLEFCATFGLLAHRFEAASSNLRRATGASVMIFPPIVNPLVYGLKTKEIRQRNTIFLFVITKYTKLLNHQNATQVSRVLCCLIAAASDILHKAHMELVALSMHKAASGAWYSFSYLRGQCGFMVIEGW